A window from Cygnus olor isolate bCygOlo1 chromosome 13, bCygOlo1.pri.v2, whole genome shotgun sequence encodes these proteins:
- the LOC121077322 gene encoding transforming growth factor beta activator LRRC32-like has product MLRLGARLAGPRCLLLCLLPAVLRAQPGWEGRPKPLPCQQSPTKVSCKGAGLHSFPEELGQGVKYLELSNNFIRNLSESRMRGFGQLEHLDVCFNQLEAVSGAALAQLPQLRSLLLGSNHLDRNYLANGRAFGLLSNIEVLDLSANNLESHMAGWYLSSLSTLKKLDLSGNRMTRLPAGIFWSTPALSEVNLSNNYIMEIEEGAFGALEELEVVNLAFNSLHCISGFSLRQLRVLNLSHNALELFVSEDGEEPYLLQVLDLSHNRLLYFPELPKAHYLTHLNLSNNLIASLAPSSRHPAAFALHYDELVRLNGSSSTTAGLTRVADLDLSNNQLQLFPFSFFHGLSSLHNLSVATNCLQDVTRETLTGGTEGDSVATSQENVSLSVRSLDLHDNLIRALPRWFFDFLPQLETIDLGSNSLQPCESRGGDRGGTSGGGPHGAGPCTAFYDVPHLKHLSLYRNNITRLQPYAFNQTSLLSLDLSENTGLSLPKAALGGLELSLQELWLRGNQMGDGTAELPCLGALKALDLSGNRLSLLPAGLFCSSLESLDVRDNNLPALAKLAVASWARSLRVLWVAGNPFSCCGLGWLDTLRAARVRLPDLDRALCAYRHRRGNFSAPLSSHPWWPCPRPKGALAALVVVLSILLCLGYGACCLLRRGQKPPGCGALRGSRVGGFVPHPKTEKAAKERPADGDTKV; this is encoded by the exons ATGCTCCGGCTGGGAGCCCGGCTCGCCGGGCCACGATgcttgctgctctgcctgctcccggCCGTCCTcagagcccagcctggctgggaggggaggcCCAAGCCCCTGCCATGCCAGCAG AGCCCCACGAAGGTGTCATGCAAGGGTGCTGgcctgcacagctttccagaggAGCTTGGCCAAGGAGTGAAGTACCTCGAGCTCTCCAACAACTTCATCCGAAACCTGTCGGAGAGCCGCATGCGGGGGTTCGGGCAGCTCGAGCACCTGGACGTGTGCTTCAACCAGCTGGAGGCGGTGTCGGGAGCCGCCCTGGCTCAGCTCCCCCAGCTGCGCTCTCTCCTCCTGGGCTCCAACCACCTGGACCGCAATTACCTCGCTAACGGGCGAGCCTTCGGCTTGCTCAGCAACATCGAGGTCCTGGACCTGTCGGCAAACAACCTGGAGAGCCACATGGCGGGCTGGTACCTCAGCAGCCTCAGCACACTGAAGAAGCTGGACCTGTCCGGGAACAGGATGACGAGGCTGCCCGCGGGCATCTTCTGGAGCACGCCGGCGCTGAGCGAGGTCAACCTCAGCAACAACTACATCATGGAAATCGAGGAGGGAGCCTTTGGGgctctggaggagctggaggtggtGAACCTGGCCTTCAATTCCCTCCACTGCATCTCCGGCTTCAGCCTCAGGCAGCTGCGAGTTTTAAACCTGAGCCACAACGCCCTGGAGCTCTTCGTCTCGGAGGACGGAGAGGAACCCTACCTGCTTCAGGTGCTCGACCTGAGCCACAACAGGCTCCTCTATTTTCCAGAGCTCCCCAAAGCGCATTACCTCACGCACTTAAACCTCTCCAACAACCTCATTGCCTCGCTGGCCCCGAGCTCACGCCACCCAGCAGCGTTCGCGCTGCACTACGACGAGCTGGTGAGGTTAAACGGGTCCTCCAGCACCACAGCTGGCCTCACCCGTGTGGCTGACTTGGATCTCAGCAATaaccagctgcagctgttcccattttctttcttccatggCCTGAGCTCTCTGCACAACCTCAGCGTGGCCACGAATTGTCTCCAGGACGTAACGAGGGAGACGCTTACAGGTGGCACAGAAGGGGACAGCGTGGCCACCTCGCAGGAGAACGTGTCCCTCTCCGTGCGCTCTCTGGACCTCCACGACAACCTCATCCGTGCCTTGCCACGTTGGTTTTTTGATTTTCTGCCCCAGCTGGAAACGATCGACCTGGGCTCCAACAGCCTCCAGCCCTGTGAGAGCCGGGGAGGTGACCGTGGGGGGACGTCAGGAGGGGGCCCTCACGGGGCAGGACCCTGCACCGCCTTCTACGACGTCCCCCACCTGAAGCACCTCAGCCTCTACAGGAACAACATCACCCGGCTGCAGCCCTACGCCTTCAACCAGACCTCGCTGCTCTCCCTAGACCTGTCCGAGAACACGGGCTtgtccctgcccaaggcagccctggggggcCTGGAGCTctccctgcaggagctctgGCTGCGGGGGAACCAGATGGGGGACGGCACGGCAGAGCTCCCCTGCCTGGGCGCGCTCAAAGCCTTGGACCTCTCGGGCAATCGCTTGAGCCTTTTGCCCGCGGGTCTTTTCTGCTCCTCGCTGGAAAGCCTGGACGTCCGCGACAACAACCTGCCGGCGCTGGCCAAGCTGGCCGTGGCGAGCTGGGCCCGCAGCCTGCGGGTGCTGTGGGTGGCCGGGAACCCCTTCAGCTGCTgcgggctgggctggctggaCACGCTGCGGGCGGCGCGCGTCCGCCTGCCCGACCTGGACCGGGCGCTCTGCGCCTACCGCCACCGCCGCGGCAACTTCTCGGCCCCGCTCAGCAGCCACCCCTGGTGGCCCTGCCCGCGTCCCAAAGGGGCGCTGGCGGcgctggtggtggtgctgagcatcctgctGTGCCTGGGCTACGGGGCGTGCTGCCTCCTGAGGAGGGGGCAGAAGCCGCCGGGGTGCGGGGCTCTGCGGGGCAGCAGGGTGGGCGGCTTCGTGCCCCATCCCAAAACGGAGAAGGCAGCCAAGGAGAGGCCAGCAGACGGTGACACTAAAGTGTAG